One window of Gloeothece citriformis PCC 7424 genomic DNA carries:
- a CDS encoding diguanylate cyclase, which translates to MILIGKINFKIIIFVINFIYFLIAIDWRKPIFSQIKSREETNAVAENCSLNTDFPSLTRVLVLFPYQADLPHHILATQAIKEEFNKIKNCNFDLYFEYLDLTRFSGEIYQKQLFNFYKTKYKEKSIDLVIISNDIGRNLWLKHREKILPNTPVVFYDSDCQNFALDKLPTDFRGICYKVDYIQSVSWILQIRPAIKEIILVHGVGIIEQQAEFRAYDALKKTFKGQVKITDLSHLPLAQIKHRVASLSKRSIVVYGLMSEDVDGIRYRPLDVLRQLTEVSAVPVLSGYDQFIGTGTVGGYMSSIQQQANKAVLLGLSILKDQSTRNLPVITYSTNQFIFDYPVLRHWNIPLSALPPDSIVKNPQYSLWQLYRWQIIAIAVSFIGLISLVIYLSGLNRKLNHARLAYSELNASLETKVIERTAELKEVNSRLEAEIIERSQAEAEKERLIAKLNRLSHIDNLTSLANRRSFDLYLKQEWNRHYRTQLPLSLILCDIDYFKKLNDTYGHQAGDECLKRVAKVLKKHTKRSSDLAARYGGEEFAIILPETDLEGAIFLAESIKDNIKSLRIPNSASLVKPFVSMTFGVATMVPTQHQSLDILISLADQALYRGKNNGRDQVSV; encoded by the coding sequence ATGATTCTTATTGGAAAAATCAATTTTAAAATAATTATTTTTGTTATAAATTTTATTTATTTTTTAATAGCGATCGATTGGCGAAAACCGATATTTTCGCAGATCAAGTCTAGAGAAGAAACCAATGCCGTTGCCGAAAATTGCTCCCTAAATACGGATTTTCCATCCTTAACAAGGGTTTTAGTGTTGTTTCCCTATCAAGCAGATTTACCTCACCACATATTGGCGACACAGGCTATTAAAGAAGAATTTAACAAGATTAAAAATTGTAACTTTGATTTATATTTCGAGTATTTGGATTTAACTCGCTTTTCTGGCGAAATATACCAAAAACAACTTTTTAACTTTTATAAAACTAAATATAAAGAAAAATCGATTGATCTAGTCATTATTTCTAACGATATAGGCAGGAATCTTTGGCTTAAACATCGAGAGAAAATTTTACCCAATACTCCAGTAGTCTTTTATGATTCTGATTGCCAAAACTTTGCTCTAGATAAATTACCCACAGACTTTAGGGGAATTTGTTACAAAGTAGATTATATCCAATCTGTGAGTTGGATTTTGCAGATTCGTCCCGCCATCAAAGAAATTATACTTGTTCATGGGGTGGGAATTATAGAACAACAGGCAGAGTTTCGCGCTTATGATGCCCTCAAAAAGACTTTCAAAGGACAGGTAAAAATTACAGATTTGTCCCATCTGCCTTTAGCCCAAATTAAGCATCGAGTAGCCTCCCTGTCGAAGCGTTCTATTGTTGTGTATGGCCTTATGTCTGAAGATGTGGACGGCATTCGTTATCGCCCTCTTGATGTGTTGCGGCAATTGACAGAAGTATCTGCTGTACCCGTTTTAAGTGGGTATGATCAGTTTATCGGTACCGGCACCGTTGGGGGCTATATGTCCAGTATCCAGCAACAAGCGAACAAAGCCGTTCTGTTAGGGTTGTCTATATTAAAAGATCAATCAACACGCAACCTTCCCGTTATTACTTATTCCACGAATCAGTTTATTTTTGACTACCCGGTTTTACGCCATTGGAATATTCCTCTGTCGGCACTGCCCCCTGATAGCATAGTTAAAAACCCACAATATTCTCTTTGGCAACTTTATCGTTGGCAAATTATAGCGATCGCTGTGAGTTTTATCGGACTCATCTCCCTGGTTATTTATTTGAGCGGCTTAAATCGCAAGTTAAACCATGCTCGCCTTGCCTATAGCGAACTTAATGCCAGCTTGGAAACTAAGGTGATCGAGCGTACAGCCGAGCTTAAGGAGGTCAATAGCCGTCTTGAAGCCGAAATTATCGAACGTTCTCAAGCTGAAGCTGAAAAAGAAAGATTAATTGCCAAACTCAATCGTCTTTCCCATATTGACAATTTAACATCTCTTGCTAATCGTCGGTCTTTTGATCTATATCTGAAACAGGAATGGAACAGACATTACCGCACTCAGTTACCGTTATCGTTAATTTTGTGTGATATTGACTATTTCAAAAAACTTAACGATACATACGGTCATCAAGCAGGAGATGAATGTCTAAAAAGAGTGGCAAAAGTCTTAAAAAAGCATACAAAACGATCGTCTGATTTAGCTGCTCGTTATGGAGGAGAGGAGTTTGCGATTATTTTACCTGAGACAGATTTAGAGGGTGCTATATTCTTAGCAGAATCTATTAAGGATAATATTAAATCCCTTAGAATCCCAAATTCTGCCTCATTGGTTAAACCTTTTGTCTCAATGACTTTTGGTGTTGCTACAATGGTTCCAACTCAACATCAGTCTCTTGATATTCTGATTTCTCTTGCTGATCAGGCTCTCTATCGAGGTAAGAATAATGGCAGAGATCAGGTTTCTGTATAA
- a CDS encoding RNA-guided endonuclease InsQ/TnpB family protein — MEQLLTLVVKLQPNNQQKELLVDTAVAFANACTWINNNVNSNLTNRNSIQAVCYKNIKEQFGLTANHVVRACARVGANRLTAKHKKSKVKAFKPSSFDCDARTFRFIEDGYKVSISTTGKRVTIPLRVSNYHIGKLKGQNPTSAQICQHRDGNWYAHIQLKSTAPEPTKNSNVIGVDFGRRDIAVTSLGQAWSGKDIQQTRDKYSRVRASVQKKASQGTRSTRRRCRKIGQRLSGRERRYQTWLNHNISKSIISDALASNSLVAIENLTGIRERTNEKPRSKTERRRSNSWAFFQLRTFLEYKGIKEGIEVIAIPPAYTSQTCHCCLHIGIRSHKNFKCNNKACGWIGDSDRNGAEMIRLWGCSVSQPRGSELLACPIDSRATKSPRILCVG, encoded by the coding sequence ATGGAACAACTTCTGACCTTAGTTGTAAAGCTTCAACCTAATAACCAGCAAAAAGAATTGTTGGTTGATACGGCTGTAGCTTTTGCTAATGCTTGTACTTGGATTAACAACAATGTAAACTCAAACCTGACCAATAGAAACTCAATACAAGCTGTTTGCTACAAAAACATTAAAGAACAGTTTGGATTAACCGCCAATCATGTTGTAAGAGCTTGTGCTAGAGTTGGTGCTAATCGACTAACTGCTAAACATAAAAAATCAAAAGTTAAAGCATTTAAGCCAAGTAGCTTTGATTGTGATGCTCGGACTTTTAGATTTATAGAAGACGGGTACAAAGTTAGTATTAGCACAACGGGAAAACGAGTAACAATTCCTTTGAGAGTTAGCAATTATCATATTGGAAAACTCAAGGGACAAAACCCGACATCCGCTCAAATCTGTCAGCATAGAGACGGCAATTGGTATGCCCATATACAATTAAAATCTACTGCTCCCGAACCCACAAAAAACAGTAATGTGATAGGAGTCGATTTTGGACGTAGGGATATAGCTGTAACTAGTTTAGGTCAAGCATGGTCAGGTAAAGATATCCAACAAACGAGAGATAAATATAGTCGCGTGAGGGCTTCTGTGCAAAAGAAAGCTTCCCAAGGCACAAGATCAACTCGTCGTAGATGTCGAAAGATAGGACAACGGTTATCGGGACGCGAGAGAAGATATCAAACATGGCTCAATCATAATATCAGTAAGTCAATTATTTCTGATGCCTTAGCATCTAATTCTTTAGTAGCCATAGAAAACTTAACGGGTATTAGAGAACGAACTAATGAAAAACCTCGGTCTAAAACTGAAAGACGTAGGTCTAATTCTTGGGCATTCTTCCAGTTAAGAACATTCTTGGAATACAAAGGAATTAAAGAGGGAATAGAAGTGATAGCTATTCCTCCAGCCTATACCAGTCAAACTTGTCATTGCTGCCTTCATATCGGTATTAGGAGCCACAAAAATTTTAAATGTAACAATAAGGCGTGTGGTTGGATAGGTGATTCTGATAGGAATGGAGCAGAAATGATTAGGCTTTGGGGTTGTTCAGTAAGCCAACCTAGAGGTTCAGAATTATTGGCTTGTCCAATTGATTCTAGGGCTACAAAAAGCCCCCGCATTCTATGCGTGGGGTAG
- the def gene encoding peptide deformylase, with amino-acid sequence MSSLVIVDKQKLENPPLEIHYLGDRVLRQPAKRIAKVDESVRQLAKEMLQTMYSSNGIGLAAPQVAVNKQLLVIDCEPDNPANPPLILINPQITQSSQELCQFEEGCLSIPGVYLDVVRPKVIEVSYKDESGRPKKLKATDLLARVIQHEMDHLNGIMFVDRVGNNLALTTELKKHGFNVQAVKPIA; translated from the coding sequence ATGAGTTCTCTTGTCATTGTCGATAAACAAAAATTAGAAAATCCTCCCCTAGAAATTCATTATCTCGGCGATCGCGTTCTGCGTCAGCCGGCTAAACGTATTGCTAAAGTTGATGAGAGTGTGCGTCAATTGGCGAAAGAAATGTTACAAACCATGTATAGTTCTAATGGGATTGGTTTGGCCGCGCCTCAAGTTGCCGTAAATAAACAATTGCTCGTCATCGACTGTGAACCGGATAATCCCGCAAATCCTCCCTTAATTCTCATCAATCCGCAAATTACCCAATCTAGCCAAGAATTATGTCAATTTGAAGAGGGATGTCTCAGTATTCCTGGGGTTTATCTCGATGTAGTTCGTCCTAAAGTCATTGAAGTGAGCTATAAAGATGAAAGCGGACGACCCAAAAAACTCAAAGCGACTGATTTATTAGCCCGTGTCATTCAGCATGAAATGGATCATCTCAATGGAATTATGTTTGTGGATCGGGTCGGGAATAATTTAGCATTAACAACAGAATTGAAAAAGCATGGGTTCAATGTGCAAGCTGTTAAACCCATTGCTTAA
- a CDS encoding chemotaxis protein CheW — protein MLLLLFYIGDDLYALDSSQVLEVIPRVILRKLHHVPDYVAGVFNYRGSILPVIDLSLLIRGNPCRLCLSTRIIIVENTRQLTGKGYLGLMAEKITDTLSKAPSDEPQPHLTDMIIEGQRLIQLLRVESLLPKEEQQWLSSISST, from the coding sequence ATGTTGCTGTTGCTGTTTTATATCGGGGATGATCTATATGCCCTGGACAGTTCTCAAGTGCTTGAAGTCATTCCTAGGGTTATTTTAAGAAAACTGCATCATGTCCCTGATTATGTAGCCGGAGTTTTCAATTATCGAGGCAGTATTTTACCGGTGATAGATTTATCTTTATTAATTCGAGGAAACCCCTGTCGTCTTTGCTTGAGTACAAGGATTATCATAGTTGAGAATACCCGTCAATTAACAGGAAAAGGTTATTTAGGGTTGATGGCAGAAAAAATTACTGATACCTTGAGTAAAGCACCCTCAGATGAACCTCAACCCCATCTCACAGATATGATTATTGAGGGTCAGCGACTCATTCAACTGTTGCGAGTCGAATCTTTATTACCAAAGGAGGAGCAACAATGGTTAAGCTCCATAAGCTCAACTTAA
- a CDS encoding CheR family methyltransferase, whose translation MSHEYIQIEALLTEKIGLKKGSISSRQIAKALEIRRLACDVPSLSDYLPLLTSSSQEWEQLLDLIVVCETWFFRHREAFKFLGDYVKNEWLKKQSSSILKVLSLPCATGEEPYSIAMTLLEVGLKPEQFQIEAIDISPQALLKAKIAVYKEQSFREDYSLQKSRYFSPISQGYQLYPFVRATVQFKLGNLLELYLPTYKPYHIIFCRHLLIYLDLSARSRAIDVLERLLAPDGLLFVGSPEMSWFKPPRFQVINYPYAFVYQKGKKSLESKSSIPKTKVKPNKPSHVNFNQSYKPEKKLSQKPIILNKAQAISNPQPVSHNPSLTSPKILLEARQLADAGTLEKAESLAKLYLKQAPSDPQAYLLLAQIYQAQGKEQQAEDYFQKVIYLNPNCEEALIHLALLKESRGDGSGASLIRQRIQRLINLKKDPL comes from the coding sequence ATGAGTCATGAATATATACAAATTGAAGCTTTACTTACAGAAAAAATCGGCTTAAAGAAAGGGAGTATTAGTTCTCGGCAAATTGCCAAAGCTCTAGAAATCCGCCGATTAGCTTGTGATGTGCCTTCTTTATCCGATTATTTGCCGTTGTTAACCTCTTCTTCTCAAGAATGGGAGCAATTGCTCGACCTGATTGTTGTCTGTGAAACTTGGTTTTTTCGCCATCGAGAAGCGTTTAAATTTTTAGGCGATTATGTTAAGAATGAATGGCTGAAAAAGCAGTCTTCCTCAATTTTAAAGGTGTTGAGTCTCCCTTGTGCTACTGGAGAAGAACCCTATTCTATTGCCATGACTTTGTTAGAAGTTGGATTAAAACCCGAACAGTTTCAGATTGAGGCGATTGATATTAGTCCTCAAGCTCTCTTAAAAGCGAAAATAGCCGTTTATAAAGAACAGTCTTTTCGAGAAGATTATTCTCTCCAAAAAAGCCGTTATTTCTCTCCAATTTCTCAAGGTTATCAATTATATCCCTTCGTTCGCGCAACAGTTCAGTTTAAACTCGGCAATCTTTTAGAGCTTTATTTACCAACCTATAAACCCTATCACATCATTTTTTGTCGCCATTTATTGATTTATTTAGATTTGTCGGCGCGTTCTCGTGCTATAGATGTATTAGAACGATTATTAGCTCCTGATGGGTTGCTTTTTGTTGGCTCTCCTGAAATGTCTTGGTTTAAACCGCCTCGATTTCAAGTGATTAATTATCCCTATGCCTTTGTCTATCAAAAAGGGAAAAAATCTCTTGAATCGAAATCCTCAATTCCCAAAACAAAAGTCAAACCAAATAAACCCAGTCACGTTAATTTTAATCAGTCCTATAAACCCGAAAAAAAATTATCTCAGAAACCGATTATTTTAAACAAAGCTCAAGCTATTTCTAATCCCCAACCCGTTAGTCACAATCCCTCCTTAACCTCCCCAAAAATTCTGTTAGAAGCTAGACAACTAGCAGATGCAGGAACTTTAGAAAAAGCCGAATCTTTAGCTAAACTTTATCTCAAACAAGCTCCTAGTGATCCTCAAGCTTATTTATTATTGGCTCAAATTTATCAAGCTCAGGGAAAAGAACAACAAGCTGAAGACTATTTTCAAAAAGTGATTTATCTCAATCCCAATTGTGAAGAAGCTTTAATCCACCTGGCTTTACTTAAAGAATCTCGTGGAGATGGGAGCGGAGCAAGTTTAATTAGACAACGTATTCAACGATTAATTAATCTTAAAAAAGATCCATTATGA
- a CDS encoding methyl-accepting chemotaxis protein: MKIELWKSIESKLISLLLLSAIIMVIGAGITWQGMAKVLNLSQNSAELAQEEKNRTVNTVVFLFMAGIIVNIALGVWITRKITLSLSKAVKVAEEVSAGNLTTQVQVTSNDEIGQLLVALKTMTENLNSLIYKVQQSGIQITSSTTEMAASRKQLEATLTEQIASTNEVTNTAQEISNTSEELVRTMEQVADLAQNTAHAASQSQTDLVQMENTMRQLLDATTSIAAKLGNMSEKAHNINSVVLTITKVADQTNLLSLNAAIEAEKAGEYGAGFAVVAREIRRLADQTAVATLEIEQMVKEMQSAVSNGVMEMDKFNKEVRNSVEDVGQISHQIAQVIEQVQFITPQFELVSKSMEEQSLSARHIRESMEQLSEGSEQTAYSLHETNIVLERLNEAAQILQAEISVFKVKN, encoded by the coding sequence ATGAAAATTGAACTTTGGAAATCTATAGAATCAAAATTAATCAGCTTACTCCTTTTATCCGCTATCATTATGGTCATTGGGGCGGGAATTACTTGGCAAGGAATGGCGAAAGTTCTTAATTTATCCCAAAATTCAGCAGAACTCGCTCAAGAAGAAAAAAATAGAACAGTTAATACCGTTGTTTTTCTATTTATGGCGGGAATTATTGTTAATATTGCCTTAGGAGTTTGGATTACCCGGAAAATTACTCTTTCTCTAAGTAAAGCAGTTAAAGTAGCGGAAGAAGTTTCAGCAGGAAATTTAACCACTCAAGTCCAAGTTACCTCTAATGATGAAATTGGACAGTTATTAGTTGCGCTTAAAACCATGACAGAAAATCTTAATTCTCTCATTTATAAAGTGCAACAGTCAGGGATTCAGATTACCAGTTCAACCACTGAAATGGCCGCTTCTAGAAAACAATTAGAAGCAACGTTAACCGAACAAATTGCCTCAACTAATGAAGTAACAAACACTGCTCAAGAAATTTCTAATACTTCTGAAGAATTAGTCAGAACAATGGAACAAGTAGCAGACTTAGCCCAAAATACGGCTCATGCTGCTTCCCAAAGTCAAACTGATTTAGTCCAAATGGAAAACACCATGCGACAATTATTAGATGCAACAACTTCTATTGCTGCAAAGTTAGGAAATATGAGTGAAAAAGCCCATAATATTAATAGTGTTGTGCTAACTATTACTAAAGTCGCCGACCAAACTAATTTACTCTCTTTAAATGCAGCAATAGAAGCCGAAAAGGCGGGAGAATATGGAGCAGGATTTGCCGTTGTAGCGCGAGAAATTCGACGACTGGCAGATCAAACAGCAGTCGCCACTTTAGAAATAGAACAAATGGTTAAAGAAATGCAATCAGCCGTCTCTAATGGAGTCATGGAGATGGATAAATTTAACAAAGAAGTCAGAAATAGTGTAGAAGATGTCGGTCAAATTAGTCATCAAATTGCCCAAGTTATTGAACAAGTTCAGTTCATTACTCCTCAATTTGAATTAGTCAGTAAAAGTATGGAAGAACAATCTCTCAGCGCTCGTCATATTCGAGAATCAATGGAACAATTAAGCGAAGGCTCAGAACAAACCGCTTATTCTCTTCATGAGACTAATATTGTTTTAGAAAGATTAAATGAAGCTGCCCAAATTTTACAAGCAGAAATCTCGGTTTTTAAAGTTAAAAATTAA
- a CDS encoding sodium:solute symporter family protein yields MHIIDYLIVALYLIFVIVLGVIFERKASQGLDAYFLGNRNIPWWALGASGMAGNVDMAGTMVISALIYALGTKGFFIEIRGGIVLIMAFLMTFMGKWNRRAIVMTSAEWMKFRFGEGNQGKIARIISAIANLLFSVGAMSYFSLAGGKFLGQFLGMDDRAASIVLIVLSLSYTIVSGFYGVVWTDVFQGFLILLSVVYISIVALQTVNLPETFSVSIAGTDTLKTWNLEEWSSITPAWELDLPGDYTIFNMFGGVVFFYLLKTIIEGCSGSGGYIIQRFLAAKNDQEASLLSLFWIILLSFRWPLVTAFAVLGIHYGITEQVIPDPELILPIVIEHYVPIGFKGLLIAAFLAAAMSTFSSIINASAAYWANDIYQAYLRPQARERELVFQSRLSSALIVIIGLLLSFNSTNINQIWGWLTTGLGVGLAIPLLLRWYWWRFNGYGFAIGTAAGMIAAIVTQVVILPLYNHPQHQEYLLFLVPSICSLVGCIVGTLLTSSTDPEVLQNFYNVTRPFGFWGEFSKNLKPNIQAKIKAENLRDIWGTFLAVPWQLTLFLMGIMLIMKQWDNLKILSLVFLLLSISLYFTWFRYLSKEVKISPEQNEFMLKTKE; encoded by the coding sequence ATGCACATAATCGATTATTTAATCGTTGCTTTATATTTAATTTTTGTGATTGTCCTAGGGGTAATTTTTGAACGCAAAGCATCCCAAGGATTAGATGCTTACTTTTTAGGGAATCGTAACATTCCTTGGTGGGCTTTGGGTGCATCGGGAATGGCCGGCAATGTGGATATGGCCGGGACAATGGTCATTTCTGCCCTCATTTATGCTTTAGGAACTAAAGGATTTTTTATCGAAATTCGAGGCGGAATTGTTTTAATTATGGCCTTTTTGATGACCTTTATGGGAAAGTGGAATCGAAGGGCAATTGTTATGACTTCGGCGGAATGGATGAAGTTTCGCTTTGGAGAAGGAAATCAAGGTAAAATTGCGAGAATTATTAGCGCGATCGCTAATTTACTCTTTTCGGTAGGTGCGATGAGTTACTTTTCTTTAGCCGGAGGAAAGTTTCTCGGACAATTTTTAGGCATGGATGACCGGGCAGCCTCGATTGTTTTAATTGTATTGTCTTTATCTTACACGATTGTGAGTGGATTTTATGGGGTTGTTTGGACAGATGTTTTTCAAGGATTTTTAATTTTATTGAGTGTTGTCTATATTTCTATAGTCGCTTTACAAACGGTCAATTTACCAGAAACTTTTTCGGTTTCAATTGCCGGTACTGATACCTTAAAAACCTGGAATTTAGAGGAGTGGAGTAGTATTACTCCAGCGTGGGAACTAGATTTACCGGGAGATTATACGATCTTTAATATGTTTGGTGGGGTCGTATTTTTCTATCTCCTAAAAACGATTATAGAAGGATGCAGTGGAAGTGGAGGATATATCATACAACGGTTTTTGGCGGCTAAAAACGATCAAGAAGCTAGTTTACTCTCCCTATTTTGGATTATCCTCTTATCATTTCGTTGGCCTTTAGTCACTGCTTTTGCTGTTTTAGGAATTCATTATGGAATCACAGAACAAGTTATTCCCGATCCTGAATTAATTTTACCGATTGTTATCGAGCATTATGTCCCTATTGGATTTAAAGGGCTTTTAATTGCTGCGTTTTTAGCAGCCGCTATGTCCACTTTTTCATCAATTATTAATGCCAGTGCGGCTTACTGGGCTAATGATATTTATCAAGCTTATCTCCGTCCTCAAGCTAGAGAAAGAGAACTGGTTTTCCAAAGTCGTTTATCCTCAGCTTTAATTGTTATTATTGGTTTATTATTAAGTTTTAATAGTACCAATATTAACCAAATTTGGGGTTGGCTGACTACAGGGTTAGGGGTAGGATTAGCAATTCCTTTATTATTAAGATGGTATTGGTGGCGGTTTAATGGTTATGGTTTTGCCATTGGTACAGCAGCCGGAATGATTGCAGCAATTGTAACTCAAGTCGTTATTCTTCCTCTTTATAATCATCCTCAACATCAAGAATATTTACTGTTTCTTGTTCCTAGTATTTGCTCATTAGTAGGATGTATTGTAGGAACGTTACTGACTTCATCTACTGACCCGGAAGTTCTCCAAAATTTTTACAATGTTACTCGTCCCTTTGGATTTTGGGGAGAATTTAGCAAAAATTTAAAACCGAATATTCAAGCCAAAATAAAAGCGGAAAATTTACGAGATATTTGGGGAACTTTTTTAGCTGTTCCCTGGCAGTTAACTTTATTTTTGATGGGAATTATGCTCATCATGAAACAGTGGGATAATTTAAAAATATTGTCTCTAGTTTTTCTATTACTCTCTATTAGTTTATATTTCACTTGGTTTAGATATCTTTCTAAAGAAGTTAAAATTAGTCCTGAGCAGAATGAATTCATGCTCAAGACTAAAGAATAA
- the radC gene encoding RadC family protein → MTYSIRIADLPLTERPRERLLSLGAQSLSNAELLAILLATGQGKGKLSAVGLGQHILKELSQHKRDPLDVLRDMSPQELMNIPGIGPAKATTILAAIELGKRAFQLRPMEKVEINDPVSAVAALSHDLMWQNQERFAIVLLNVKNQIIGTKLISIGTATETLVHPREIFREVLKQGATKLIIGHNHPSGNVAPSQEDIDLTEQLLKAATFLNFPLLDHLILGNGNHQSLRTVTDLWIRYPQEG, encoded by the coding sequence ATGACCTATAGCATTAGAATCGCCGATTTACCCCTCACAGAACGCCCTCGTGAACGATTACTTTCTCTTGGGGCACAAAGTTTATCGAATGCTGAATTATTGGCGATTTTACTGGCAACCGGTCAAGGGAAAGGAAAACTTTCTGCTGTAGGATTAGGGCAACATATCCTTAAGGAGTTGAGTCAACATAAGCGAGATCCCTTAGATGTTTTGCGGGATATGAGTCCCCAAGAATTAATGAATATTCCTGGTATTGGCCCTGCTAAAGCAACTACAATTTTAGCGGCGATCGAACTGGGAAAACGAGCGTTTCAACTGCGACCGATGGAAAAAGTGGAGATTAATGATCCTGTGAGTGCTGTGGCGGCCTTGAGTCATGATTTAATGTGGCAAAATCAAGAACGATTTGCGATTGTTTTACTCAATGTTAAAAATCAAATCATTGGGACTAAATTGATTAGCATCGGCACAGCAACAGAAACTTTAGTGCATCCTAGGGAGATTTTCCGAGAAGTTCTCAAACAGGGAGCAACTAAATTAATTATAGGACATAATCATCCTTCGGGTAATGTAGCGCCTTCCCAAGAGGATATCGATCTGACTGAACAACTATTAAAAGCGGCAACTTTTTTAAATTTTCCTCTGTTGGATCATTTAATTTTAGGGAATGGTAATCATCAAAGTTTACGAACGGTCACGGATTTGTGGATTAGATATCCTCAAGAAGGATAA
- a CDS encoding PEP-CTERM sorting domain-containing protein, producing MNLKHLLSLSLGTLTVLGASVLSSQEADAAIFTVNGTQYDITTVTGSFNQLQSQLESQVWWGNTTLAMDFASTVGSSLGKPNLLGLNLVSPLFAYNTILQSIPLRPSVRQTLAVGAVEQELLGSTVTLVNTYPSLSSSISYTWAIATEVPEEPVPEPLTILGVSTVVGFGAAFKRKTQSKTQKS from the coding sequence ATGAACTTAAAACATTTACTCTCTCTAAGCTTAGGAACTTTGACAGTTCTTGGTGCTAGTGTTCTTAGCTCTCAAGAAGCTGATGCTGCCATTTTTACCGTTAACGGAACTCAATATGATATAACCACCGTAACCGGAAGTTTTAATCAATTACAATCTCAATTAGAGTCCCAAGTCTGGTGGGGCAATACAACTTTAGCGATGGATTTTGCTTCAACTGTAGGGAGTAGTTTAGGCAAACCTAATCTATTAGGACTAAATCTTGTAAGCCCTTTATTTGCTTATAATACAATCTTACAATCAATACCTTTAAGACCATCAGTGAGACAAACTCTTGCTGTAGGTGCTGTAGAACAAGAACTTCTAGGATCTACAGTTACTTTAGTTAATACATACCCTTCTTTATCGTCTTCCATATCTTATACTTGGGCAATAGCCACTGAAGTTCCCGAAGAACCTGTTCCCGAACCTTTAACCATTTTGGGGGTTTCTACCGTTGTAGGGTTTGGGGCTGCTTTCAAGCGAAAAACCCAGTCCAAAACCCAAAAAAGCTAA